From a single Fulvivirga ulvae genomic region:
- a CDS encoding type II toxin-antitoxin system RelE/ParE family toxin, translating to MEYHFEIKEEASDEISDAFTWYESKKEGLGAEFVSLLEGYFKRIIENPLLYPIGSGEERVAVLKRFPYKIVYGIEKETIIVYAVFHTSRNPEDLER from the coding sequence ATGGAATACCATTTTGAGATTAAGGAGGAAGCATCTGATGAGATCAGTGATGCTTTTACATGGTATGAAAGCAAGAAAGAAGGTCTTGGAGCAGAGTTTGTAAGCCTGCTTGAGGGATATTTTAAAAGGATAATAGAAAACCCATTGTTATACCCGATTGGAAGTGGAGAAGAAAGAGTTGCTGTGCTTAAACGTTTTCCTTACAAAATTGTATATGGCATAGAAAAAGAGACGATAATAGTTTATGCAGTCTTTCATACCAGTAGAAACCCCGAAGATTTAGAGCGATAA
- a CDS encoding RHS repeat-associated core domain-containing protein — translation MNGLQITYYLKGEDGVKNEFFAGERPENFERAQKKCANDYQYAYTDHLGNVRMIYTSNPDVTTFMANMEAAPNQADDDLFEGTNSTADVLATSGSSVTRLTAGQISGPALTLPVYPGDTIAMQVQGFYRGGSGTSTADVSTLIAAVAGTFGGMNGGSTSEQAVFDAFDQAINPALGGFGLQQAASGEVAAYLNYIMFDKNMQVVQHGHWVMDDNALANPTLMKMTPAPVAQKEGFIYVYLTNESDSEVYFDDFEVTVKESLVVQNTNYYPFGLTTSDSWTRPTDLKNNFLFNAGSELNEETGNYETFYRQYDAAIGRFTAVDIMAGAYSSQTPYQYANNDPVYFNDPLGDYGRGGSIYDEMKDRMGHKSTGPANDGFSGYFYGESFAQQFNTRMAYRNEVLSWAQAGYAHAHQEYAQMYGEGFSGSLDVFSATSMRTYHFGDGRMTGYTTYAYSNLGGQVNHYRLDGSDGGYGSGLLDGVVGGLSSSWEFVKGLATVDGWIGLGEGLLNLAHMASSSPDAMVDKAILGAEIAVAVKNIPNMSAYDLGYATGYGVEKVAEAVLLSKGAGVAKGAMQSTRAVKAAESMGSLKNVSGSLDEAAALARNQPYGPNTNVFRRLPRNAQDVQALTEAQMGMGRNLNLTLKDPRYIGWEKWHHSVGPKGGKSVVHYLRNPETGFLTDFKFK, via the coding sequence ATGAACGGCCTGCAAATCACATATTACCTGAAAGGGGAAGATGGAGTAAAAAACGAGTTTTTTGCAGGGGAGCGGCCTGAAAATTTTGAGAGAGCGCAAAAAAAGTGCGCTAATGACTACCAATACGCCTATACCGATCATTTGGGAAATGTGAGGATGATCTACACGTCAAACCCTGACGTAACCACGTTTATGGCCAACATGGAGGCTGCGCCAAACCAGGCTGACGATGACCTTTTTGAAGGCACCAACAGCACGGCCGATGTACTGGCCACTTCGGGCAGCAGCGTAACACGACTGACCGCAGGGCAGATCTCAGGACCAGCACTGACCTTACCGGTCTACCCCGGCGACACAATCGCCATGCAGGTGCAGGGCTTTTACCGTGGCGGCTCGGGCACTTCGACCGCAGATGTAAGCACACTGATTGCGGCGGTAGCAGGAACCTTTGGGGGAATGAATGGCGGATCAACATCCGAGCAGGCGGTTTTCGATGCTTTTGACCAGGCGATCAATCCTGCTTTGGGAGGCTTCGGATTACAGCAGGCCGCCTCAGGAGAAGTTGCCGCTTACCTGAATTATATCATGTTCGACAAAAACATGCAGGTAGTGCAGCACGGCCATTGGGTAATGGATGACAACGCATTGGCTAACCCGACGCTGATGAAAATGACACCAGCACCAGTAGCTCAAAAAGAAGGGTTCATTTATGTGTATCTGACCAACGAGAGCGATAGTGAAGTATACTTCGATGACTTCGAAGTGACAGTCAAAGAGAGCCTTGTAGTACAGAACACGAACTACTATCCGTTTGGTTTGACAACATCAGATTCCTGGACACGACCAACCGATCTTAAAAATAACTTCTTATTCAATGCGGGAAGTGAGCTGAACGAGGAGACTGGGAATTATGAGACCTTCTATCGCCAGTATGATGCTGCAATCGGCAGGTTTACGGCCGTGGATATTATGGCGGGTGCTTATAGTAGCCAGACGCCTTATCAGTACGCCAACAATGATCCTGTTTACTTCAATGACCCTTTAGGTGATTATGGAAGGGGTGGTTCCATATACGATGAAATGAAGGACAGGATGGGGCATAAAAGCACCGGTCCTGCCAATGATGGGTTTAGCGGGTACTTTTATGGAGAGTCTTTTGCTCAACAGTTCAACACCAGAATGGCCTACAGAAATGAGGTGCTGAGCTGGGCGCAGGCCGGTTATGCACATGCACATCAGGAATATGCACAGATGTATGGTGAAGGTTTCTCCGGTTCGTTGGATGTATTTTCTGCCACTTCAATGAGAACTTACCATTTTGGAGATGGTAGGATGACAGGTTATACAACTTATGCTTACTCCAATCTGGGGGGGCAAGTAAATCATTATCGGTTAGACGGCTCAGATGGTGGTTATGGAAGTGGTTTGTTGGATGGTGTTGTAGGGGGCTTATCTTCTTCATGGGAATTTGTGAAAGGGCTTGCAACGGTTGATGGTTGGATAGGATTAGGGGAAGGGCTTCTGAACCTTGCACATATGGCTTCAAGTAGTCCTGATGCTATGGTTGATAAAGCGATACTTGGTGCTGAGATTGCAGTAGCAGTAAAAAATATTCCTAACATGTCTGCTTATGACTTGGGTTATGCCACTGGCTATGGAGTTGAAAAGGTGGCCGAAGCAGTGTTACTTTCGAAGGGGGCTGGAGTGGCTAAAGGAGCCATGCAGTCTACAAGAGCTGTTAAGGCTGCTGAGAGTATGGGGTCTTTAAAGAATGTAAGTGGAAGTCTTGATGAAGCAGCAGCTTTAGCAAGAAACCAACCGTATGGCCCTAATACAAATGTTTTCAGAAGGTTACCTAGAAATGCTCAAGACGTTCAAGCATTAACTGAGGCTCAAATGGGGATGGGACGTAACTTGAATTTGACGCTGAAAGACCCTAGATATATAGGGTGGGAAAAATGGCATCATAGTGTTGGGCCTAAGGGAGGTAAATCAGTTGTTCATTATTTAAGGAATCCTGAAACAGGTTTTTTAACAGATTTTAAATTTAAGTAA
- a CDS encoding Abi-alpha family protein, with protein MEELEKKGLEKLMDKAFEFVDVIIKPPLQEVGGILTDQVRFWRYKNQINILLKAKEYHEKKGISPKKIPVKTLFNLLEASSYEEDENLKTKWAALLGNASDSKNKFELHSIFIDILKQLTPKEADVLDFMWAEGVSHNGRRHKRRYHSNIMQYEMLVKDRKGENINFDNYDRKTEKIVLNNLIRLNLVEYLTPKIENENDRYSLDRGPNYVIKEKEQIQFTELGFKFMEECNYA; from the coding sequence ATGGAAGAATTAGAAAAAAAAGGACTAGAGAAATTAATGGATAAGGCGTTCGAATTTGTTGATGTAATTATAAAACCACCACTTCAGGAAGTAGGTGGAATATTAACAGATCAGGTAAGATTTTGGAGATATAAAAATCAGATAAATATTTTGCTTAAAGCAAAAGAATACCATGAGAAAAAAGGTATCTCACCAAAGAAAATACCTGTCAAAACATTATTCAATTTATTAGAAGCCAGTTCTTATGAAGAAGATGAAAACCTAAAAACTAAATGGGCGGCACTGCTTGGAAATGCTTCGGACTCAAAAAATAAGTTTGAGTTGCACAGTATTTTTATTGACATACTTAAACAACTCACACCAAAAGAGGCTGATGTATTAGATTTTATGTGGGCAGAAGGTGTTTCTCATAATGGTCGCCGACATAAGCGTAGATACCATTCTAATATTATGCAATATGAAATGTTGGTTAAAGACCGTAAAGGAGAGAATATTAACTTTGATAACTATGATCGAAAAACTGAAAAGATCGTTCTAAACAATCTAATTAGATTGAACTTAGTGGAATATCTTACCCCAAAAATAGAAAATGAAAATGATAGATATTCTTTGGATCGAGGGCCTAATTATGTAATAAAGGAAAAAGAACAAATCCAGTTTACAGAGTTGGGATTTAAGTTTATGGAAGAATGTAATTATGCATAG